Below is a genomic region from Microbacterium sp. LWO12-1.2.
GCTCCCCGCGGATCCAGGTCTCGGCGACGCGCACCCCGGAGATCTCGTCGTCCGGCACCGTGAACACGTCGCGGTCGAGCACCGCGAAGCTGCCGTCGAATCCCGGCGCCAGCTGACCGACCCCCTCCAGCGGCGAGAGCAGTCGCGCGCGCCCCGTATACAACAGCAGAGCCTGCGGCACCGTGATCGCCGCCTCAGGACCGAAGTCGATGCCGTTGTAGGTGCGCCGCCGCACTGCGGCCTCGACCGAGAGCATCACGTCATCCGCTCCACTCCAGGCCGTGGCCGGCCGGTCGGACGACAGCGCGAGCGGGTCGAGACCCGCGTACAGGCGCGCGATCGGATACGCATCCGGCACCTGCTCGGCACGCAGCGCTTTCTCGTATCCGTCGTACTCGGCGAAGAAGAACACGGTGTGCGTGGCGATGCCGAAGCGCATGCGGGCGGAGCGGAGGCGGGCGAGGTAGTCGTCGCTCACGATCGTCGCGTGCTCGATGCGCACCGAGGGGATGCCGTCGAGCCACGGCTCCGCCTCGGCGAAGAGCTCGACCACGCGGTCGAGCGCGCGGTCGCCCATCGCGTGCACCGCGAGCTGCACGTGATTGCGGCGGGCCCAGTCGGCCGCGGCCAGCACGTCGGCGTCGTCGACCAGGCGCAGACCGTGATCGCAGGATTCCGGGTACGCCTCGTGCACCCACGCGGTGCGGTTGGAGTAGGCGCCGTCGAGCACCACCTTCACGCCGGCGACGCGGATCTGGCCTTCGCGATCGCCCTCGACGAGATCCGCGAGAGGTGCGGCGGGGTCCCACCCGGGGTACAGCGCGACGCGGGTGCGCAGGCCGCGCTCGACCGCCGCGCGGAACGTCGCCACCGGGTCGTCGATCCGGCTGGAGAGCAGATCGCACACGGCGACGATGCCGCGCGAGGCGAGCTCCTCGCCGAGGGCGACCACGGCATCGATCTGCGCGTCACGGGTGGGGGCGGGGATGAAGGCGGCCACCGCGCCGACCGCGGCGATCTCGGTGAGCACTCCGTTCGGCCGTCCTTCCGCGTCGCGCTCGAACCGCGACCCCTCCGGATCGACGGTGTCCGCCGTGATGCCGGCGATCTCGAGCGCACGGGTGTTGCACACCGCGGAGTGCGCGTCGCAGCGCCACACCAGCACCGGGCGTGTGGTGCTCACCCGGTCGAGATCCGCGGCGGTCGGCATACGGCGCCCGGGGAACTTGGTGTCGTCGAATCCGCGGCCGAGCACCCAGGCCTCGGGGTCGGCAAGGGCGTCGGCATGAGCGCGCAGCACAGCGACCAGATCGTCCGCCGACGTCACGGCGGGCGGGAAGCACTCCGCCGCCGGTGCGGTCCCGGCGATCAGAGCCGGATGCGTGTGGCTGTCGATGAGGCCGGGCAGCACCGTGCGCCCGCCCAGGTCGATGCCCGCTTCGTCCGAAACCTCACCCGCATCGCCGACCCAGTCGATCAGGCCATCGGTGATGCGGAACGCCGAGGCGAAGCTCGTCTCGGTCTCTCCCGTGAAGACCTTCGCGTTCGTGAACAGCGTGTGTGTCATGCCGGATCTCCCACCCGTTCGTGTCGTGCCAAGAGTGCGCTCCTCAGATCCGGCGCCAGGTGAAGCGCCCGGCGAGCAGCGTCGCCGCCACCGGCATCCCGCGCAGCGCGTCGCGGTCGGCGGCATACGGGTCTCCGTCGCTGAGCACGAGGTCTGCCGGCTGCCCGACCGAGAGGCTGCTGCGCACGGATGCCGCCAGTGCGACGTCCAGCGGCAGGCGCTGCTCCGGATGCCAGGCATCGCGGTCTCCACGGCTGCGCGCCGTCGCCGCGCTCAGCGAGACCCAGGGGTCGAGCGGGGCGACCGGGGCGTCGGAGCCGAGTCGCAGGGCGGCACCGGCCCGGTGCAGAGAGCCGAACGCGAACGCCCGCGCGGTGCGACCCGCCCAGTGGTGATCGGCGACGTCGCGGTCGTCCATCGCGTGCTCGGGCTGCACGCTGGCGATCAGCCCGAGGGCGGCGAAGCGGGCGAAGTCGTCCTCACGCACGAGCTGCGCGTGCTCGATCACCCCGCGCATGTCGAGCGCCTCGAAGGTGTCGAGCACCTCGGAGTTCGCCCGGTCGCCGATCGCGTGCACTGCGGCTTCGACTCCCCCGGCGCGGGCGATGCCGAGCAGACGCCGCAGCTCCTCGACCGGAACGCTCTCCAGGCCGCACGCGTGCGGGTGGCCCGGATCCATGCCGGGGTACGGGTCCCAGCACCACGCGGTACGGGTGTTGAGCGAGCCGTCGACGACGACCTTCAGACGACCGAACTCGATCAGCCCGCGCTCGTCGACGATGTCGCCCGTGCGCAGGCCCTGCGCGATCGCCCCCTCCAGCCGGTCGGGCCACACCGCGATGTCGACGCGGAGGGCGTCGAGGCCCTGCGCGGTGCGCTCGGACCACTCGGCGACGTTGTCGGTGTTCTCGTACTCGACCACGCCGACCACGCCGCGGGCCGCCGCGGCATCCGCCGCCTCCCGGTACGCCGACAGCGACAGCCCCCTGGCCTCGTCGAAGGAGTGCAGCAGCGCGATCCACGGCCCCTCGCGCAGCAGGCCTGTGTCGTCGAGCTCGATGCCGAAGCGCGACTGGGCGGCACGGTTCATCCATCCGCAGTGCAGGTCGCCGCTGACGAGGACCACCGGCACGTCCGACACGGCGGCGTCGAGGGCGGCGACCGAGGCGGGCACAGGCCAGAGCCCGTCGCGGAAGCCGTAGCCCATCAGCACGCCGTCGACGAGAGGCCACTCCTCGGCGCGCGCCCGACGCACGACCTCGAGCACATCGGCTGCGCTGCGCGTCTCGGTGAGATCGACGCGACGACGGCGGATGACGTGCTGCGTGAAGTGCACGTGCGCGTCCCAGAACCCCGGGCCGATCCAGCGGCCGGCGCCGTCGACCGCCTCCCCCTCGGCAGGGGTCCTGCCCGCCGGGGCGATCGCGGCGATCAGTCCGTCACGCACGACCACGTCGACGGGCTCGGCACCGTCGTACGGCCGGACGTTCTGCAGGGTCAGGGCGGAGGCGTGGCTCATGGTGCTCCGTTCAGGCGGCGGGGACGGGGACCGTGGTGAACCCGAACAGGTCCTTGGGGTCCTCGGGGGCGGCGACCAGGTCGATCTCGCGGGAGAGGTCGGTGCCGGCGACGCTGTCGCGCAGGTGCCGCAGCGCCGAGTAGTCCTCGATCGCGAAGCCCACCGAGTCGAAGATCGTGACCTGCTCCGCGGAGGTGCGACCGGGCGCGGCACCGGTGAGCACCCGCCAGAACTCCGTGACCGGGAAATCGGGAGCGACGTTCTGGATCTCGCCCTCCACACGCGTCTGCGGCGTGTACTCGACGAACACCGGCCCGCGCTCGAGGATCCGCGGATCGAGCTCGGTCTTGCCGGGACAGTCGCCGCCGATCGTGTTGATGTGCATGCCGGGGGCGACGTCGGCATCCGTCAGCACCTGCGCGACCGCCTTGTCGGCGGTGCACGTGGTGACGATGTCGGCGCCGGCCGTCGCCTCGGACGCCGAAGCGCACACGACGACCTCGAAGCCGCGCGGCACGAGGTTGCGCACCAGCTTGGCGGAGGCCGCCTCATCGACGTCGAACACACGCAGTCGCCGGATGCCGAGCACCGCGCGGAACGCGAGCGCCTGGAACTCCGCCTGACTGCCCGCGCCGATCATCGCCATCGTGGACGAGTCCGGACGTGCGAGCGCACGGGCGACCATCGCCGACGTGGCGGCGGTGCGCAGCGCGGTGAGCACCGTCATCTCGGCCAGGAACACCGGGTAGCCGTTGTGCACGTCGGCGAGCACCCCGAACGCCGTGACGGTCTGGAAGCCGCGCGCCGGGTTGAACGGATGCCCGTTGACGTACTTGAACGCGTAGAGGTCGGGATCGCTGATCGGCATCAGCTCGATCACGCCGAACGGGGTGTGGTTGGCCACCCGCTCGCTCTTGTCGAACGACTCCCAGCGACGGAAGTCGGACTCGATCGTGTCGGCCATCTCGGCCATGATCCGTTCGGCACCGTGCGTCGCGATCCAGGTCACCATGTCGGCGACGCCCACGAAGGCGGTCATGCCCGGGTCTCCCGTCCGTGCACGCGCACCATGCGCGCCGCGAGCTGCGGATTCTCGTACGGACCCGGTTCCCCGAGTGCGGCGATCACGCGGTCGACCACTTCGGCCGGCTTGTCCTGACTCATCTTCTCTTTCGCTTCGAATCGGTCGACCCGGAGTCGGAACCCGACCGTGCCGTGCACGATCCGCTCCGCGTAGGCGGTGTTCTCCAGTGTCTGGTGCATCAGATAGGGCTCCGGCAGCGGGCTCTCGAAGTGCGCGACCAGACGGTCCAGCACCCGCAGGTTCTCGTCGTCGGACAGGATCTCGGGGGTGCCGTGCAGGTGCGCGACCGCGAAGTTCCAGGTCGGCACGGCGGGCGAGGTGTCGTACCAGCTGGGCGAGACGTACCCCTGCGGCCCGTAGACGATCACCATCACCTCGTGCGCACCGAGCTCGTGCAGCCGCTCATCCGGACGACCGACATGGCTCACGAGCACGATGCCCTCGGCATCCTCCTCGAGCAGGAGCGGGTAGTGCGAGGCGACCAGTCCCTTGCCGGGCACGAAGCTGACGATCGTGCCCCACGGGTTCTCGCGCACCAGGGCACGGATGCCCTCGACGTCGTCGAACACGTAGTCCGGGGTGTGCCTCATGAGTCTCTCCAGGTGATGTCGGCCGTGGCGAGCACGACGTCGGCGGCATCCAACGCGGTGACCACGGTGCGATCCCCGTCGTCGCGCCCCACGACGCGGACGGATCGATCGACCAGGGTCGGGGCGATCGCACGCACATCGAGTCGCGCCGCCTCGCGCTGCGGGTGATGTCTGCGCGCGGCGTCCATGAGCAGGATACGGGTGAGCGGGCCGTGAACGAGCAGATCGGGCAGACCCTCGACGTCGCGCGCCCAGGCGCGGTCGTAGTGGATGAGGTGCGTGTTGAAGGTCAGCGCGGAGAATCGGAACAGCTGTCGCGCATCGAGTGCGACCTCGTCGGACCAGTCTGCAGCGGCGACGGCATCCGCATCCGTGCGCGGCGACCGCACCGGGGCATCGGGGTCGGCTGCCTCCAGGAACACGTCGTGCCACACGCTGCGGATCGCCGGCTCCCCGTCGACCGCATACTCGCGCTCGACATCGACGAAGACCAGTCGTCCGCGCGAGCCGTGCTTCTCGACCACAGACCCGAGCCGCGTGGTCTGCACCACCTCGTCGCCGACGCGCAACGGGCGCAGGAACTCCGTGGTCTCGCCCGCGTACATCCGCCGCGGCAGATCGATCTCGGGAATGATGCCGTCGCGGGCGGGAGTTCCGTCCGGGCGCAGGTCCGCCAGCGGCACCGCGAACGGGAAGAGCACGCCCTCCCAGGCAGCGGGCAGCACGGCGCCGACCTCACGGACCTCCTCCTGCGCGGCGAAGGTGCCGCGGTAGCCCTCGACCACCGAGACGAGCACGGTCTCGGTGCGCACGACACTCACGGCAGCACGCCCGCGCCGCGCAGCTCGGCGATGCGCGCGGCGTCGTAGCCGGCGAGATCGGCGAGCACCTGATCCGCATGCTCGGCCAGGCGGTTCGCGGTGCGGCCGGGAGTGGCGGGCGTCGCCGAGAGCTTGATCGGCTGCCCGAACATGCGCAGCACGCCCAGATCGCCGTAGTCGGCCGTCACGATCATGTCGCGCTCTGCGGTGCCGGGATCGTCGACGACCTCGGCGATCGTCTTCACCGCTGTCAGCGGCACGACGTCGCCGGCGAGCTCCTCCAGCTCGGCCTTGGTGCGATCGGCCAGCCAGGCCGCCACGATGGGCTTGACCCTGCGCTCGTAGACCTCGGCGTCGAACCGCTTGCGCATGGTGTCGATCTCGGGGTCTTCCTTGTGCTCGGGAGTTCCGAACAGATCGCAGCTCGCGTTCCAGAGCTTGTCGGTGTACGCGCCGAAGAACACCTGGCCGTCCGCACAGTCGAACAGCTCGTACGGGCGCACCCAGGCGTGCTCGTTGCCGGCCGGTGCGGCGACCTTGCCCGTCACCGTGTAGTCCACGACGGCGGTCTCGGTCAGGGCCAGGATGCTGTCGACCTGCGCGACGTCGACCAGCTGCCCCTCGCCGGTCGCCTCCGCATGGCGCAGCGCGGCGAGCGTGCCGATCACCGCGAACAGGGTCGCGGAGACGTCGCCGATCGTCACGCCCACGCGCACCGGCGGCTGGTCGGGGTAGCCGTTCATCGACCACAACCCGCCGGCGGCCTGCGCGGTGTTGTCGAAGGCCGGTCGGCGCGTGCGGGAGCCGGAGTGGCCGTAGCCGGAGATCGCCGTGTAGACCAGGCGCGGGTTGATCTCGTGCAGCACGTCCCACCCCACGCCGAGCTTCGCCATGGTGCCGGGGCGGAAGTTCTCCACCAGCACGTCGGCCGAGCGCACCAGGTCCTTGAGCACCTCCACGCCCTCCGGGCTCGCGAGGTCGAGGCCCACGCCGAGCTTCCCGCGGTTGTACTGCGCGTAGTAGGCGCTGAACTCCTCGTCGCCGTGCGTCAGGTACGGCGGGAACCCCCGCGAGACGTCGGGATCGCGCGGGTTCTCGATCTTGATGACCGTCGCGCCCAGGTCGGCGAGCATCTGAGCGGCGTAGGGGCCGGCCAGCACGCGCGACAGGTCGAGCACCGTGACTCCGGTGAGCGCGCCCGGCGCGGGGAGCGTGGGATCGGTCATGGTGTCGGAGCCTCCTGTGCGGTGTCGGGGGTGTCGAGTCCGGCGGCGGCGAGCGCCCGCGCCACGTTCGACGGCGCACGGATACCGCGGACCCGCGAGAGCCACTCGGTCGTCGCCGCGAGGGCGCCGAGGTCGAGGCCGGTCTCGATGCCCAGGCCGTGCAGCATCCACACCAGGTCCTCCGTCGCGAGGTTACCGGTTGCGCCCTTGGCGTAGGGGCAGCGACCCAGGCCGCCGACCGAGGCGTCGAACTCGGCGATGCCCAGCAGCAGCGCGGCATGCACGTTCGCGAGCGACTGGCCGTAGGTGTCATGCAGGTGCAGCGCGATGCCGGAGAGCGGGATGCCGGCGGCGAGGGCCTCGGTCACGACGCGGGTCGTGAGTCCGGGGGTGGCGACGCCGATCGTGTCGCCCAGCGCGATGGTCCTGGCGCCGGCGTCGTGCAGCGCGGTCGCCGCGGAGGTCACCGCTGCCGTGTCGACCTGCCCCTCCCAGGGGTCGCCGAACGCCATCGACACGTAGCCGCGCACGGGGATGCCCTCGGCCGTGGCCGCGGCGATGACCTCGGTCGCCCGGTCGATCGCCCCGCTCCTGGTGGTGTTGAGGTTCGCCTTCGCGAACGACTCCGTGGCGCTGACCACGACCGCGACCTCGCGGATGCCCGCATCGATCGCGCGCTGGAGTCCGCGCAGGTTCGGCACCAGGGCGACGGCACGCGCTCCCTCCGGCACCTCGACCGCCGCCACGACCTCCGCGGCATCCGCGAGCTGCGGAATCCACGTCGGCGGCACGAAGCTCGTCACCTCGAGATCGCGCGACCCCGCGGCGTACAGCCGGCGGCAGAGCTCGGCCTTGACGCCGGCGGGGATGATGTCGGTCTCGGCCTGCAGTCCGTCGCGCGGTCCGACCTCGTACACGGTGACGCGTGCGGGAAGTCCGGGTTGCGGCTGCACGCGCGGCGACGGCTTCGGAGTCATGCGCCGGTCTTCTCTGCCCGCAGCTCGGCCAGCACCTCTCGTGCGTACTCGACGCGGATGCGCCGCTCGGCCACGATGCGCGCCGCGACCTCGCCGATCTCGTCGACCTCGGCGCCGGCGCTCGCGGCGATCGTGCGCGCGTGCAGGGTCATGTGTCCGCGCTGGATGCCCTCGGCGGCGAGCGCCCGGCATGCGGCGAGGTTCTGTGCGAGGCCGACGGCCGCGACGATGCTCGCGAGCTCGCGCGCGGTCTCGACGCCCAGAAGGCGCACCGCGGCCTGCGCGGTGGGGTGCGCTCTGGTCGCTCCTCCCACGAGGCCCACGGCGAGCGGAACCTCGAGGGTGCCGACGAGGTTGCCTGCGGCATCCTGCTCGAACTGCGACAGCGCCGAGTATCCCCCCAGGCGCGCGGCGTGCGAGTGGCATCCGGACTCCACGGCTCTGGTGTCGTTGCCGGTCGCGAGCACGACGGCTGTGATGCCGTTCATGATGCCCTTGTTGTGCGTGGCCGCGCGGTACGGGTCGGCCTCGGCGAAGGCGCTGGCCGCGACGATGTCGGACACCACCTGCGCGCCGCCCAGGAGCTCGGCGTCGAACACGGCGCGGGCACGGGTGAGCCGCAGCTCGGCCTTGTTGGTGAGGATGCGCAGCAGCGTGCGGGTGTCGGCGAGCTCGGCGATGCGAGGAGCGATGGCCTCGGCCATGGTGTTCACGGCGTTCGCGCCCATCGCGTCGCGCACATCGACGTGCAGGTGGACGATCACCTGGGCGCCGACCCGGGTGGGGAGCACGCGCACCGAGATGTCGAAGGCGCCGCCGCCGAGGGAGACGAGCACCGGATCCTGCTCGTTGGCGAGGGCGAGGAGCTCCTCGCGGGCTTCCAGCAGGGCGAAGCGGGTGCCGTGCGGGTCGACCGCGTCGAGCACCTGGATCTGGGCGATCATCACATCGCCGGTGTAGGAGGTGGTGAACCCGCCGTGCACCCGCGCCATCCGGGCCGCGTTGGACGCGGCGGCCACGACGCTGGGCTCCTCGGTGGCCATCGGGATCAGCCGGTCGACACCGTCGACCGTGAAGTTGGTGGCGACGCCGACCGGGATGCCGATGAGCCCGACGACGTTCTCGATCATGTGATCGGCCTGCGCCAGCGACAGGCCGGCGTGCGGCTGCAGCGCTTCCAGGGCCGTCGCGTCGAGTCCCGCTCCGCCGGCGACGAGGGTCAGGCGCTCGTCCGGGGTGTGGTCGCGCAGACCTGAGATTCGGCTGTTGATCGTCATCGGCGACCTTCCTTGATGGGCGGTCGCCGGATCCTCGGCGCCGCGGTTCTAGGACGACACTAGAAGCGGCGTCCGTCGCCGACGATGGGCGGATCACTCAGCGAACGGGTGCCGGTGTATGCGATTGACACACCTGCGTGATCTCCCCCATGCTCGACACTGAAGACCTACGCTCTCCCGCGCCCCCGAACGCCGAAGGAGCTCTCATGAGCCGCGCATCCGACGCGATCTCCACCCTGCTCGATGCCGCCCACGACAGCGATCTGGTCGGCCCCACCGCGGTCAGTGATGCGCTCGCCCAGCTGGGCGCCTCGGAGGGGGATGCGGCCGAGATCGCCGAGCTCGTGCACCGCTCGCAACGTGAGCTCTCGCGGCTGCGTCGCCGCGAGCACGAGCTCTCGGCCCTGTTCTCCAGCGCCCGTGAGCTCGCGGAGCTGCGCGACAGCGATGCCGTGCTCGCCCGGCTCGTGCAGCGGGCCCACACCATGATGGGTGTCGACCTGGCCTACCTGTCGGAGTTCGACCCCGACACCCGCGAGCTGCGGGTGCGCGAGACCAGCGGTTCCGTCAGCGCGTCGTTCCAGACGCTGCGCGTGCCGCCAGGACGGGGGCTGGCGAGCGTGGTGGTCGAGTCGCGGATGCCGCAGTGGGTGTCGGACTACTCGGAGTACGCGAGGGAGCGCCACGACTCGGGAATCGACGACGCCGTATCGGCCGAGGGTCTGGTGTCGCTGCTCGGGGTACCCATGGTGACCTCCGACGACGTGCTCGGCGTGCTGTTCGTGGCCAACAGGGAGGCGCGCAGCTTCACCCCCGACCAGGTCGCGCTGCTCACGGCCGTGGCCGACCACGCGTCGATCATCCTGCAGACCACCCAGACGCTGCGCGACCTGCAGGAGTCGGAGGACGAGAGCCGCACCACTCTGGCCAGCCTCACTGCGCACCTCGTGGAGCGCGACCGCGCCAACACCGTGCACCAGGAGCTGGTGCAGGCCGTGCTCGCCGGCGGCGGATTCGGTCCTGTGGCCGAGACTCTCGCCTCGGCGCTCGGCCGGGCGGTCGCGATCATCGACGCGCAGGAGCAGATCATCGCCGCGGCCGGGCTACCCCTTGCCCCCAGCATGCTGACGCTGCCGGAGCCCGTGCGCGAAGCGATCGCCGAGAGCCGTCGCTCCGGATACTGCGTCGCGGTGCCGGAAGGGGGCGTGCGCGCCGTCGCCGCCCTGTCAGCCGGCAGTCGGCACTTCGGCGCACTGCTGCTCGGCGACGGCGACTTCGAGCTCGGTGCCGTGGATCTGCGCACGATCGAGCGGGCCGCGCAGGTGGGCGCCCTGCTCGAGCTGCAGCAGGAGGCCGCATCGGGAGCCGACCTGCGCATCCGGAGCGAACTGGTCGCCGATCTGCTCGACGACGTACCGGAGCGCCGCGCCGATGTCGAGCGGCGTGCCCGCCGGCTGGGCGTCGATCTGCAGGTGCTCGACTCGCTGATCCTCGTCTCGGTGCCGGGCGACCAGCACACGGCCGCGCTGCGGGAGCTGAGCAGACAGCTCGACGACCGCTCTCTCGTGGGCGAGTACCGCGGGTTCGTCGTCGCCGCGTACAGCGCCGAGCGCACTGTCGTCGAGGTCGAGCGCCTGCGCGCGCACGTCGCCTCCGCGATCCAGCATCCGGTCTCCGTCGTCGTGCCCCGCCCGGCATCCGGCGCCCTGCCGGAGGCCTTCCAGACCGCGATGCGCACGGCCCGACTGATCGCGGCGCTCGAGCTCACCGACATCACCGCACAGGTCGACGACTTCCTCCCGTACTCGGCGATCCTCGACACGGATGTGCGGGCGCTGAGCGCGTTCCTGCGCGACACGATCGGTGCCGTCCGCCGCTACGACGAAGAACGCGGGGCCGATCTGCTCGGCACACTGCGCGCCTTCGTGCGCAACAACGCCAGCCCCACGCGTACGGCCCGCGCACTGAACTTCCACACCAACACGATCCTGCAGCGACTCGACAGGCTCGACCACGTACTCGGCGCATCCTGGCGCGATGACGAGCGGATGTTCCGTATCGGCATCGCCGTGCGGCTCGACGAGCTGCGCGACCGCCTGCAGGCCCGCTGAGGCGCGGCATCCGCTGTTTCGTCCGTGGGAAAACAGAGATGACCCTGCGTCGCTGCGGCGGGTCGGCCCGCGACGCGCCGCACTCACCGCGAATGGTCTCCGTTCCCACCCGGATGCGAGAACGCCCTACGTGCGGTACAGCACCGGCATCGACTCCAGCAGTGTGCGGGTGTACGGATGCTGCGGCGCGTTCATGACCTGCTCGCCGGTACCTTCCTCGACGACCTTGCCCTGGTGCATCACGGCCACGCGGTGCGCGATGTGGTGCACGACCGCGAGGTTGTGGGTGATGAACAGGTAGGTCACGCCTGTGCGCTCCTGCAGACGTACGAGCAGGTTCAGCACCTGCGCCTGCACCGAGACGTCGAGAGCGGATGTCGGCTCGTCGAGCACGATGAACTCGGGGTCTGCGGCCATGGCCCGCGCGATGGCGATGCGCTGGCGTTGACCGCCCGAGAACTCATGCGGGTAGCGGTTCACGGCATCCGCCGGGATGCCCACCTGCTCGAGGGACTCGTACACGCGCATCGTGCGGTCCTTCGGCGGCATGCCCGCCGCGACCAACGGTTCGGCGACCGAGCGGCCGATCGCGAAGCGCGGG
It encodes:
- a CDS encoding ATP-binding cassette domain-containing protein; translation: MSEGIVSDVSVKAGAAPDDVLRVKNVTQRFGHGDNAMVALDDVSLHVRRGETLGLVGESGSGKSTLARAILLMRKPTSGAIEFDGGDVTGLRGSALRRHRRRVQMVFQDPNDSLDPRFAIGRSVAEPLVAAGMPPKDRTMRVYESLEQVGIPADAVNRYPHEFSGGQRQRIAIARAMAADPEFIVLDEPTSALDVSVQAQVLNLLVRLQERTGVTYLFITHNLAVVHHIAHRVAVMHQGKVVEEGTGEQVMNAPQHPYTRTLLESMPVLYRT
- a CDS encoding amidohydrolase, with product MTHTLFTNAKVFTGETETSFASAFRITDGLIDWVGDAGEVSDEAGIDLGGRTVLPGLIDSHTHPALIAGTAPAAECFPPAVTSADDLVAVLRAHADALADPEAWVLGRGFDDTKFPGRRMPTAADLDRVSTTRPVLVWRCDAHSAVCNTRALEIAGITADTVDPEGSRFERDAEGRPNGVLTEIAAVGAVAAFIPAPTRDAQIDAVVALGEELASRGIVAVCDLLSSRIDDPVATFRAAVERGLRTRVALYPGWDPAAPLADLVEGDREGQIRVAGVKVVLDGAYSNRTAWVHEAYPESCDHGLRLVDDADVLAAADWARRNHVQLAVHAMGDRALDRVVELFAEAEPWLDGIPSVRIEHATIVSDDYLARLRSARMRFGIATHTVFFFAEYDGYEKALRAEQVPDAYPIARLYAGLDPLALSSDRPATAWSGADDVMLSVEAAVRRRTYNGIDFGPEAAITVPQALLLYTGRARLLSPLEGVGQLAPGFDGSFAVLDRDVFTVPDDEISGVRVAETWIRGERVS
- a CDS encoding FAS1-like dehydratase domain-containing protein, which encodes MSVVRTETVLVSVVEGYRGTFAAQEEVREVGAVLPAAWEGVLFPFAVPLADLRPDGTPARDGIIPEIDLPRRMYAGETTEFLRPLRVGDEVVQTTRLGSVVEKHGSRGRLVFVDVEREYAVDGEPAIRSVWHDVFLEAADPDAPVRSPRTDADAVAAADWSDEVALDARQLFRFSALTFNTHLIHYDRAWARDVEGLPDLLVHGPLTRILLMDAARRHHPQREAARLDVRAIAPTLVDRSVRVVGRDDGDRTVVTALDAADVVLATADITWRDS
- a CDS encoding GAF domain-containing protein, translating into MSRASDAISTLLDAAHDSDLVGPTAVSDALAQLGASEGDAAEIAELVHRSQRELSRLRRREHELSALFSSARELAELRDSDAVLARLVQRAHTMMGVDLAYLSEFDPDTRELRVRETSGSVSASFQTLRVPPGRGLASVVVESRMPQWVSDYSEYARERHDSGIDDAVSAEGLVSLLGVPMVTSDDVLGVLFVANREARSFTPDQVALLTAVADHASIILQTTQTLRDLQESEDESRTTLASLTAHLVERDRANTVHQELVQAVLAGGGFGPVAETLASALGRAVAIIDAQEQIIAAAGLPLAPSMLTLPEPVREAIAESRRSGYCVAVPEGGVRAVAALSAGSRHFGALLLGDGDFELGAVDLRTIERAAQVGALLELQQEAASGADLRIRSELVADLLDDVPERRADVERRARRLGVDLQVLDSLILVSVPGDQHTAALRELSRQLDDRSLVGEYRGFVVAAYSAERTVVEVERLRAHVASAIQHPVSVVVPRPASGALPEAFQTAMRTARLIAALELTDITAQVDDFLPYSAILDTDVRALSAFLRDTIGAVRRYDEERGADLLGTLRAFVRNNASPTRTARALNFHTNTILQRLDRLDHVLGASWRDDERMFRIGIAVRLDELRDRLQAR
- a CDS encoding FMN-binding negative transcriptional regulator, which encodes MRHTPDYVFDDVEGIRALVRENPWGTIVSFVPGKGLVASHYPLLLEEDAEGIVLVSHVGRPDERLHELGAHEVMVIVYGPQGYVSPSWYDTSPAVPTWNFAVAHLHGTPEILSDDENLRVLDRLVAHFESPLPEPYLMHQTLENTAYAERIVHGTVGFRLRVDRFEAKEKMSQDKPAEVVDRVIAALGEPGPYENPQLAARMVRVHGRETRA
- a CDS encoding hydroxymethylglutaryl-CoA lyase, which translates into the protein MTPKPSPRVQPQPGLPARVTVYEVGPRDGLQAETDIIPAGVKAELCRRLYAAGSRDLEVTSFVPPTWIPQLADAAEVVAAVEVPEGARAVALVPNLRGLQRAIDAGIREVAVVVSATESFAKANLNTTRSGAIDRATEVIAAATAEGIPVRGYVSMAFGDPWEGQVDTAAVTSAATALHDAGARTIALGDTIGVATPGLTTRVVTEALAAGIPLSGIALHLHDTYGQSLANVHAALLLGIAEFDASVGGLGRCPYAKGATGNLATEDLVWMLHGLGIETGLDLGALAATTEWLSRVRGIRAPSNVARALAAAGLDTPDTAQEAPTP
- a CDS encoding amidohydrolase, which produces MSHASALTLQNVRPYDGAEPVDVVVRDGLIAAIAPAGRTPAEGEAVDGAGRWIGPGFWDAHVHFTQHVIRRRRVDLTETRSAADVLEVVRRARAEEWPLVDGVLMGYGFRDGLWPVPASVAALDAAVSDVPVVLVSGDLHCGWMNRAAQSRFGIELDDTGLLREGPWIALLHSFDEARGLSLSAYREAADAAAARGVVGVVEYENTDNVAEWSERTAQGLDALRVDIAVWPDRLEGAIAQGLRTGDIVDERGLIEFGRLKVVVDGSLNTRTAWCWDPYPGMDPGHPHACGLESVPVEELRRLLGIARAGGVEAAVHAIGDRANSEVLDTFEALDMRGVIEHAQLVREDDFARFAALGLIASVQPEHAMDDRDVADHHWAGRTARAFAFGSLHRAGAALRLGSDAPVAPLDPWVSLSAATARSRGDRDAWHPEQRLPLDVALAASVRSSLSVGQPADLVLSDGDPYAADRDALRGMPVAATLLAGRFTWRRI
- a CDS encoding CaiB/BaiF CoA transferase family protein, whose amino-acid sequence is MTDPTLPAPGALTGVTVLDLSRVLAGPYAAQMLADLGATVIKIENPRDPDVSRGFPPYLTHGDEEFSAYYAQYNRGKLGVGLDLASPEGVEVLKDLVRSADVLVENFRPGTMAKLGVGWDVLHEINPRLVYTAISGYGHSGSRTRRPAFDNTAQAAGGLWSMNGYPDQPPVRVGVTIGDVSATLFAVIGTLAALRHAEATGEGQLVDVAQVDSILALTETAVVDYTVTGKVAAPAGNEHAWVRPYELFDCADGQVFFGAYTDKLWNASCDLFGTPEHKEDPEIDTMRKRFDAEVYERRVKPIVAAWLADRTKAELEELAGDVVPLTAVKTIAEVVDDPGTAERDMIVTADYGDLGVLRMFGQPIKLSATPATPGRTANRLAEHADQVLADLAGYDAARIAELRGAGVLP
- a CDS encoding ornithine cyclodeaminase, translated to MTAFVGVADMVTWIATHGAERIMAEMADTIESDFRRWESFDKSERVANHTPFGVIELMPISDPDLYAFKYVNGHPFNPARGFQTVTAFGVLADVHNGYPVFLAEMTVLTALRTAATSAMVARALARPDSSTMAMIGAGSQAEFQALAFRAVLGIRRLRVFDVDEAASAKLVRNLVPRGFEVVVCASASEATAGADIVTTCTADKAVAQVLTDADVAPGMHINTIGGDCPGKTELDPRILERGPVFVEYTPQTRVEGEIQNVAPDFPVTEFWRVLTGAAPGRTSAEQVTIFDSVGFAIEDYSALRHLRDSVAGTDLSREIDLVAAPEDPKDLFGFTTVPVPAA